A window of Metabacillus sp. B2-18 contains these coding sequences:
- a CDS encoding YolD-like family protein: MLPEHVKLLRDWSEEDTYQEKPELDEQQLEQLNETICQAMEEHTELVFTYYKDHFLHMCTGYVHYIDPIQHTLRIINEKTGDRQQLPIQTIVDLKQK, translated from the coding sequence ATGCTCCCTGAACATGTTAAGCTTTTACGAGACTGGTCGGAAGAAGATACCTATCAGGAGAAACCGGAACTTGATGAACAGCAACTTGAACAATTAAATGAAACCATTTGTCAGGCAATGGAAGAGCACACAGAACTTGTGTTTACCTATTATAAGGATCATTTTCTTCATATGTGCACAGGTTATGTACATTATATTGATCCCATTCAGCATACTTTGCGAATTATAAATGAGAAAACAGGTGACCGTCAGCAGCTGCCGATTCAAACAATTGTAGATTTGAAACAAAAGTAA
- a CDS encoding GDSL-type esterase/lipase family protein: METNQSCLTYIALGDSLTVGVGASFLAPGFVGRYVRLTEEKLNTHVCAGIYAKSGIETGGVLQIVESPELHRKIEHANIITISAGGNDLIQASKEFVESRDTTDLAQSVKECHDNMVKIMETIHELKKDCGVPFIIYLLNLYNPLPEIALADKWVRFFNRHLNSFDNGKTIRVADIYSVFKDRQDDLLSRDHIHPNNLGYQEIAHTLAQLGYPKAFH, translated from the coding sequence GTGGAAACAAATCAGTCCTGTTTAACATATATAGCTTTAGGAGATTCCTTGACAGTTGGAGTAGGAGCATCATTTCTAGCACCTGGATTTGTTGGACGTTATGTAAGATTAACTGAGGAAAAGCTAAATACCCACGTATGTGCTGGTATTTACGCAAAATCTGGTATAGAAACAGGCGGTGTTTTACAAATTGTAGAGAGTCCAGAGTTGCATCGGAAAATCGAACATGCCAACATTATTACCATCTCAGCTGGAGGAAACGATTTAATTCAAGCAAGCAAAGAATTTGTGGAATCCCGTGATACAACAGACCTAGCTCAATCTGTAAAAGAGTGTCATGACAATATGGTGAAAATAATGGAAACCATTCATGAATTAAAAAAGGATTGTGGTGTTCCTTTTATCATTTATTTGCTTAATCTTTATAATCCATTGCCGGAAATTGCACTTGCAGATAAATGGGTTCGTTTTTTTAATCGTCATTTAAACAGCTTTGATAATGGAAAAACAATTCGAGTTGCAGATATTTACTCGGTGTTTAAAGACCGACAAGACGATCTTTTATCTAGAGATCATATCCATCCAAATAATCTCGGATATCAAGAGATTGCTCATACATTAGCTCAATTAGGCTATCCGAAAGCTTTTCACTAG
- a CDS encoding NUDIX hydrolase — protein MYEDKKAYRTGAEVTMNLNEKTLSSKEIFKGRIIDLYVEQVELPNGKTSSREIVKHPGAVAVIAITPENKIVMVEQFRKPLERNLVEIPAGKLEKGEEPETTARRELEEETGYTCTHLEPLISFYTSPGFADELVHLFLAENLEKLSEAAELDEDEFVEVMEVTLEEAEQMIANKRIYDAKTAYAVQYLQLKQARQNSSK, from the coding sequence ATGTATGAGGATAAAAAAGCTTATAGAACAGGAGCTGAAGTAACGATGAATTTGAACGAAAAAACATTATCATCTAAAGAAATTTTTAAAGGAAGAATTATTGATTTATATGTAGAACAAGTTGAACTTCCAAACGGAAAGACAAGTTCAAGAGAAATTGTTAAGCATCCAGGGGCAGTAGCAGTTATAGCGATTACTCCGGAAAACAAAATTGTTATGGTAGAGCAATTTCGCAAGCCGTTAGAACGTAATTTAGTGGAAATCCCAGCTGGAAAACTAGAAAAAGGGGAAGAGCCTGAAACAACAGCACGAAGAGAACTTGAAGAAGAAACAGGGTACACTTGTACTCATTTAGAGCCACTAATTTCTTTTTATACATCTCCTGGTTTTGCAGATGAACTTGTTCATTTATTTCTTGCGGAAAATCTTGAAAAGCTTTCAGAGGCAGCAGAATTAGATGAAGATGAATTTGTTGAGGTGATGGAGGTAACACTAGAGGAAGCTGAACAAATGATTGCCAATAAACGAATCTACGATGCGAAAACGGCCTATGCTGTTCAGTATTTGCAATTAAAACAAGCTAGGCAAAATTCAAGTAAATAA
- a CDS encoding iron-sulfur cluster biosynthesis family protein: MQVTFTDEAIQQLAPKLAENNERFLKIKYDTEGCGCVMSGVTALWLVEEQDQDDVKIETNYVPLVVERTKMVFLDDQLTISYNESAKSFMLKSPSQILNPRMSLVVK; this comes from the coding sequence ATGCAGGTGACTTTTACAGATGAAGCAATACAACAACTAGCACCAAAATTAGCTGAAAATAATGAGCGGTTTTTAAAGATAAAATACGATACTGAAGGTTGTGGCTGCGTTATGAGCGGTGTAACAGCATTGTGGCTTGTTGAAGAACAAGATCAGGATGATGTGAAGATAGAGACAAATTATGTGCCTTTAGTAGTAGAAAGAACGAAGATGGTCTTTTTAGATGATCAGCTAACGATTTCTTATAACGAGTCAGCTAAAAGCTTCATGTTAAAAAGTCCCTCACAAATATTAAATCCACGTATGAGTTTAGTTGTAAAGTGA
- a CDS encoding YqkE family protein produces MKKTNKKKKDDQAVSLSDHLNNDLLEQLKAVKKDLTKEHEEKEAALERKRIEERKQREKNKSFEELFNESSLSWKEFK; encoded by the coding sequence ATGAAGAAAACAAACAAAAAGAAAAAGGATGATCAAGCTGTATCTTTATCAGATCATTTAAATAATGATCTTTTAGAACAATTAAAGGCCGTAAAAAAGGATTTAACAAAAGAGCATGAAGAAAAAGAGGCGGCTCTTGAGCGTAAACGGATTGAGGAGAGAAAGCAAAGGGAGAAAAATAAAAGTTTTGAAGAGCTTTTTAACGAAAGCTCTCTATCATGGAAAGAGTTCAAATAA
- a CDS encoding alpha/beta hydrolase has protein sequence MKKIFTTIFIILSYVLIVGFFFTNKMMYIKKKKDEEIIDRETKYGFYNHEDVDSLHKRDFSITSQFGYKIKGALYEPHHTNHYMIICHGVTVNRLNSVKYMNLFIQKGWNVLIYDHRRHGESGGKTTSYGHYEKFDLKTVVNWLKNEVGESLILGIHGESMGAVTTLLYGGMVEDGADFYIADCPFSELEAQLLYRLKVEFNIPGFLVMPIAKPFVKLRDRYSLKDVSPLSIINNIHHPVLFIHSKDDDYIPVDMTKQLYDKKKGYRKLYIAEKGSHAMSYAENREKYSEVIDEFFEDIGVVSNVQLGPTR, from the coding sequence ATGAAAAAAATATTCACGACGATCTTTATCATCCTTTCATATGTTTTAATTGTTGGCTTTTTCTTTACGAATAAGATGATGTATATAAAAAAGAAGAAGGATGAAGAAATCATTGACAGAGAAACGAAATATGGTTTTTATAATCATGAAGATGTTGACTCTCTCCATAAAAGAGATTTCTCTATTACTTCCCAATTCGGTTACAAAATTAAGGGGGCTCTTTATGAACCACATCATACTAATCATTACATGATCATTTGTCATGGTGTGACAGTCAATCGACTCAATTCTGTTAAATATATGAATTTGTTTATCCAAAAGGGCTGGAATGTATTAATTTATGATCATCGACGCCATGGTGAAAGTGGAGGTAAAACCACAAGCTATGGTCACTACGAAAAATTTGACCTTAAGACTGTTGTTAACTGGCTAAAAAATGAGGTTGGTGAATCACTTATTTTAGGTATACATGGCGAATCTATGGGAGCAGTTACTACTCTACTTTATGGTGGAATGGTTGAGGATGGAGCTGACTTTTACATAGCCGATTGTCCGTTTTCTGAACTAGAAGCTCAACTTCTTTATCGCCTTAAAGTCGAATTTAATATTCCTGGTTTTTTGGTTATGCCAATTGCTAAACCATTTGTTAAGCTTCGTGACCGGTATTCACTTAAAGATGTTTCCCCGCTTAGCATAATAAATAATATCCATCATCCTGTCCTATTTATTCATAGTAAGGATGATGATTACATACCTGTTGATATGACGAAGCAGCTATATGATAAGAAAAAAGGCTATAGAAAGCTCTATATTGCTGAAAAGGGATCCCACGCAATGTCATATGCTGAAAATCGAGAGAAATATTCAGAAGTAATAGATGAGTTTTTTGAGGATATTGGTGTAGTCTCTAATGTGCAGCTAGGACCTACAAGGTGA
- a CDS encoding aldo/keto reductase: protein MRKRQLGKSDLFVSEVGLGCMSLGTDEKHALSLVDRAINLGINYLDTADLYDAGVNEELVGKAIKHRRNEIILATKVGNKWKEDKSGWTWDPSKAYIKTAVKESLKRLQTDYIDLYQLHGGTIEDHIDETIEAFEELKQEGVIRYYGISSIRPNVIKEYLSKSNIVSIMMQYSLLDRRPEEYFSIIKEHNVSVIARGPLAKGLLTKKPLGEKSTSKGYLTYSEAELKNVLPMLEQVDSNHTITELALQYCLHQDVVGTVIPGASKLEQLIENAEAGSAERLSQQTYEELQTLTKFDKYEQHR from the coding sequence TTGCGAAAAAGACAACTCGGTAAATCTGATTTATTTGTGAGTGAAGTTGGCCTTGGTTGTATGTCACTAGGTACAGATGAAAAACATGCCCTTTCACTTGTTGATAGGGCGATTAACTTGGGAATTAATTATTTAGACACAGCTGATTTATATGATGCAGGGGTAAACGAGGAGCTTGTTGGCAAAGCGATTAAACATCGACGCAACGAAATAATCTTAGCCACAAAAGTCGGAAACAAGTGGAAAGAAGATAAAAGCGGCTGGACATGGGATCCATCTAAGGCATATATAAAAACTGCTGTAAAAGAAAGTTTAAAACGTCTACAGACAGATTATATTGACCTTTATCAGTTACATGGAGGCACAATTGAAGATCATATTGATGAGACGATTGAAGCTTTCGAAGAATTAAAGCAAGAGGGTGTCATCCGATATTATGGTATTTCCTCTATTCGCCCTAATGTGATTAAGGAATATTTGAGCAAATCGAACATTGTTTCAATTATGATGCAATACAGCTTATTGGATCGTCGTCCAGAAGAATATTTTTCTATCATTAAAGAGCATAATGTAAGTGTCATTGCCCGTGGTCCGCTTGCAAAAGGACTTCTTACTAAAAAACCTTTAGGAGAAAAATCAACATCTAAAGGCTACTTAACTTATTCAGAGGCTGAGCTAAAAAATGTATTACCTATGTTAGAACAAGTAGATTCTAACCATACTATAACTGAACTAGCTTTACAATATTGCCTACATCAAGATGTAGTTGGTACTGTTATTCCAGGTGCTAGCAAGTTAGAGCAATTAATTGAAAATGCTGAAGCAGGATCTGCAGAAAGACTATCACAGCAAACCTATGAAGAGCTGCAAACACTAACAAAATTTGATAAATATGAACAGCATCGTTAA
- a CDS encoding DUF2552 family protein codes for MKDRLTSIKNVALNKTWVSFLNENHPYSLLHWSIGGSHEDTKDVWLLQDEMSFEAQEFPTIDEALQWIEENMKNISDVLG; via the coding sequence ATGAAGGATCGATTAACTTCCATAAAAAATGTAGCTTTAAATAAAACATGGGTATCCTTTTTAAATGAAAACCATCCATATAGTCTTCTTCACTGGTCAATTGGTGGATCTCATGAAGACACGAAGGACGTTTGGCTTCTGCAAGACGAGATGTCTTTTGAGGCACAGGAATTTCCTACGATAGACGAAGCGCTTCAATGGATTGAAGAAAACATGAAGAATATTTCAGACGTCTTAGGCTAG
- a CDS encoding alanine/glycine:cation symporter family protein yields the protein MTIIENIINGTNTLLWSYVLIIMLIGAGIYFTVRTKFVQFRMIGEMVRLLGEGATANKKGVSSFQAFCISTASRVGTGNLAGVAIAITTGGPGAVFWMWLIALIGSASAFVESTLAQIYKIKDGDTFRGGPAYYMEKALNARWMGVTFAVLITLTFGLAFNSVQANTITSAFHSSFGINKVLIAIILSIITAIIIFGGIKRIAKVSEIIVPIMAGAYILVALFIMLTNITEIPSVFMLIFESAFGLKEAAGGALGAAMMNGIKRGLFSNEAGMGSSPNAAATADVSHPVKQGLIQALGVFVDTIIICSSTAFIILLSGLYTSQESDGIILTQQALETSIGSWAGIFLAFIVLMFAFSSIVGNYYYGESNIEFINQKKVYLIIYRIAVVFMVAFGSLASLNFVWSLADMFMGLMAIINLIAISILGKIAFSALNDYTKQKANGKDPVFDKTSIKGLKNVEAWEKPLEKS from the coding sequence ATGACAATAATTGAAAATATCATTAATGGCACAAATACATTGTTATGGTCATATGTATTAATCATTATGTTAATTGGCGCAGGAATTTACTTTACTGTCCGAACAAAATTCGTTCAATTTCGAATGATAGGTGAAATGGTTCGCTTATTAGGTGAAGGTGCAACCGCAAATAAAAAGGGTGTTTCATCTTTTCAGGCATTTTGTATTAGTACTGCCTCACGTGTTGGTACTGGTAACCTAGCTGGTGTTGCCATCGCAATTACAACAGGAGGACCAGGAGCTGTTTTTTGGATGTGGCTAATTGCCTTAATTGGCTCTGCATCTGCATTTGTTGAAAGCACACTTGCTCAAATTTATAAAATAAAAGATGGCGACACATTCCGTGGTGGTCCGGCCTATTACATGGAAAAAGCACTAAATGCTCGTTGGATGGGTGTTACCTTCGCTGTATTGATAACGCTAACTTTTGGCTTAGCTTTTAACTCTGTCCAGGCAAACACAATTACAAGTGCTTTTCACTCATCATTCGGTATTAACAAGGTTTTAATAGCTATCATTTTATCTATAATCACAGCGATTATTATCTTTGGTGGAATTAAAAGAATTGCAAAGGTATCTGAAATTATTGTACCAATTATGGCAGGAGCTTATATTCTCGTTGCACTATTTATTATGCTAACAAATATTACAGAAATCCCAAGCGTATTTATGTTAATATTCGAAAGTGCCTTTGGACTTAAAGAGGCTGCAGGTGGTGCTTTAGGTGCGGCAATGATGAATGGAATCAAACGAGGATTGTTTTCAAACGAAGCAGGGATGGGAAGCTCACCTAATGCTGCAGCTACTGCTGATGTCAGCCACCCTGTTAAACAAGGTTTAATTCAAGCACTTGGGGTGTTTGTTGATACGATTATTATTTGTAGTTCAACTGCATTTATCATCTTGTTATCAGGTCTTTATACCTCACAAGAATCTGATGGTATTATCCTAACACAACAAGCACTAGAAACATCTATAGGATCATGGGCCGGAATATTCCTTGCATTTATCGTTCTCATGTTCGCATTCAGCTCTATTGTTGGAAATTACTATTACGGAGAATCCAATATTGAATTTATTAATCAAAAAAAGGTCTATCTTATTATTTATCGTATAGCTGTTGTATTTATGGTTGCTTTTGGATCATTAGCTTCCTTAAACTTCGTGTGGAGTTTAGCCGATATGTTTATGGGTCTAATGGCAATTATTAATTTAATCGCCATTTCGATACTTGGCAAAATTGCATTCTCTGCACTTAACGACTATACAAAACAAAAAGCAAACGGAAAAGATCCAGTCTTTGATAAAACCTCCATTAAAGGTTTAAAAAATGTTGAAGCATGGGAAAAGCCTTTAGAAAAATCGTAA